Proteins encoded by one window of Antricoccus suffuscus:
- a CDS encoding DEAD/DEAH box helicase translates to MPSHARRAHGARSRRNRGKTVAKFERSPAEIQRRYDERPRPTYPDDLPIAAKRAEIAKLIEINQVVIVAGETGSGKTTQLPKICLDLGRGTRGLIGHTQPRRIAARTVAERIAEELDTEVGESVGYAVRFTDKVGSNSYIKVMTDGILLAELQRDRMLSRYDTLIIDEAHERSLNIDFILGYLKELLPKRPDLKLIITSATFDPESFSRHFDDAPVIEVSGRTYPVEIRYRPVVDPDDPHAEDRDQTQAVIDAVHELDREPYGDVLVFLSGEREIRDTADALRRLELARTDVLPPLRTAFIGRAAPHLRPPPKPPHRAGHQRRRDIFDGARYQVCGRCRYGANF, encoded by the coding sequence ATGCCATCTCATGCTCGGCGCGCCCACGGCGCACGTTCCCGCCGCAACCGCGGCAAAACTGTAGCCAAGTTCGAACGATCACCAGCGGAGATCCAGCGCCGGTACGACGAACGGCCGCGTCCGACGTACCCCGACGACCTACCGATAGCAGCTAAGCGGGCCGAGATAGCGAAGCTGATCGAGATCAACCAGGTCGTCATCGTGGCCGGCGAGACCGGGTCCGGAAAGACGACCCAGCTACCCAAGATCTGCCTCGATCTCGGCCGCGGCACACGCGGACTGATCGGCCATACCCAACCTCGCCGTATTGCGGCGCGCACCGTCGCCGAGCGCATCGCCGAGGAACTCGACACCGAGGTCGGAGAGAGCGTCGGGTACGCCGTCCGCTTCACCGACAAAGTCGGCTCGAACTCCTACATCAAGGTGATGACCGACGGAATTCTGCTCGCCGAGCTCCAACGTGACCGGATGCTGAGCCGATACGACACGCTCATCATCGACGAGGCTCATGAACGCAGTCTCAATATCGACTTCATCCTCGGCTACCTCAAAGAACTACTGCCCAAGCGACCCGACCTCAAGCTAATCATCACGTCGGCAACGTTCGACCCGGAGTCATTCAGCCGGCATTTCGACGACGCCCCGGTCATCGAAGTCTCGGGCCGCACCTATCCGGTTGAGATCCGCTACCGGCCGGTGGTCGATCCCGACGATCCGCATGCCGAAGACCGAGACCAAACGCAAGCAGTAATCGACGCCGTACACGAGTTAGATCGCGAGCCGTACGGCGACGTCCTCGTATTTCTGAGCGGCGAGCGGGAAATCCGCGACACAGCCGATGCGCTACGCCGCCTGGAGCTGGCACGCACCGACGTACTCCCCCCTCTACGCACGGCTTTCATCGGCCGAGCAGCACCGCATCTTCGCCCGCCACCAAAACCGCCGCATCGTGCTGGCCACCAACGTCGCCGAGACATCTTTGACGGTGCCCGGTATCAAGTATGTGGTCGATGCCGGTACGGCGCGAATTTCTAG